AAACAACAGTAAGGTCTGCCCGTCTATCGCTTTAAAAGTGATCCTGTTACATAGAATGCCTAAAGCCTCGCCTTCTTTGAATACTTATTTTTAGCTAGTGATGCGGATAAAGTCAGTTAATTATCTAAGGTTTGGTAAGGTTCAATATGGATTTGCGCATGTGTAATATGGTACTTCTTATATAGTTGTTTTTCAATTCTTTCTGTAATAGCATGGCTTTCTTCAACGTTAAGGCGAGGGTCAACCAAAATTGTAATGTCGATAAATGCCTGATTTCCGTGAACTCTACCCTTTATGTCATACAATTTTTTCACACCTGGAACCTTTTCTACACTGGATCGTATTTTCTCTATTTGTTTTTCATCAAAGCCATCTGTTAACGTATGTGTAGCATCTTTAAAAATCTCCCAGGCAGTTTTACAAATAATGAATCCGACGACTAATCCTGCAATTGGATCAAGCCAAAATAAGCCAAACTGAGCACCAACGATACCAATAAACGCTCCAATACTTACTAATGCGTCTGAACGGTTATCCTGAGCGGCCGCATGTAAAGCTGAACTGGCAACGGCTTTAGATAGACGTAAATTATAAACGTAGACGAGCAGCATAATGAAAGCAGCAGCTAGTGCTGTCCACGCTGTTAGCATATCTGGCTGGACAAAATTTTGATTCCACACGGATTTGAACGTATCAATAATTACTTGAATCCCGACTAGCATCATGATAAAAGCAGCGAATAAAGAAGCGATTGTTTCTGCTCGAAAGTGGCCATAGTGATGATCTTCATCTGGTGGTTTGCGCGATATTTTTAATCCAATTAAAACAGCAACTGAAGCTATAACATCCGTTGCATTGTTTAATCCGTCCGCACGTAAAGCGTCGGAATTTCCGATTGTCGCAACTATTATTTTACTGACGGCTAATATGATATATGCGAAGATGCTAATCCAGGCACCTTTCTCTCCTTTTTTTAAGTTATCCGAATGGTTCATATGTCGGACCTCCTGTTTAATCACTCAGCTGAGCAGCTTTATATGGGTTTTAGTTTCAGCATGAAGCATGCGATCGATACATACGTTAACAGAAATAAACGGCGACTATCCTTGAAATTCGCTGGCTCCCATACAATATACCACATATTATCAAGCTCTTAAGCTGTACCTTAAGATTCTACCAAAGTCATCTATGGTGGGTCTAGAGAAACATTGAGGGATGAAACTATATGTATTGAGTGAATAGAAGGAAGTTTCATAAGGGAAAAAGAGGAAATTTTAATTTTTCATCATTTACCTATTGAAATTTTTCTAAAAATTTAGGATAATAATGAAAAGGAACAAGGAGGAAGTGTTCCATGAAAAAGCAGAAGATTGTATTTCAATTTTATCGTTACAATGGAAAAAGGATAAAAGCGAAGCGGGAAATTACGTTTGAATTACGATTGTCTAGTCGTCTGCTTTTGGATGAAATATGCTTTAATTATAATAAAGCGCTTCTTGAGGAACAGATTAATCGTTCCATTGATGAAGGAAATAAGGATGATTTTTTAAAATGGAGCGAAGCGTATAAAACCTTCATTTGGGAATAGCGAGTCATTTATTGCTGCCTTGCCAGTTTGGTAGGGCGGCTTTTTTGGTCAGCAATCATGGTTCCGTTTACATATTATGCAAATTACTAAAAGTTATTTTTTGTTAAATTTTCGTAAAAAATATACGTTGTCTAAATTATTTTGTTATTCTAAATGAAAAGGAGGCTAAAACAAAATGAAGAAAAAAACCACGCTTAGCTGGGTGCTTTATGATTTTGGTAATTCTGCGTTTGCCACTACTGTTATGGCAGCGATTTTGCCTGTTTTTTATTATGATGTAGCCGCTGTCGGTGCAAACCAAGAGCTTGCAGCAAGTTTTTGGGGGTATTCACAATCCTTTGCGGTACTAATTGTTGCAATCCTTGCACCAATTTTAGGAGCGATCAGCGATTATTCAGCTGCTAAAAAGAAATTTTTGCGGTTTTTTGCTTACATGGGAATGATCGCTAGTATTTTACTTGCTTTCGTTGGAGAAGGGGATTACATATTTGCTTCTTTGCTATTAATCGTTGGGACGGTTGGATTTTCAGGTGGTAACGTATTCTATGATGCATTTTTACCAGAGATTGCAAAAGAAAAGGAAATAGATAAAGTCTCTGCTGCGGGATTTGCCTGGGGGTATATTGGCGGAGGGATATTATTAGCGATAAATATTTTAATGATTTTAAAGCATGATTGGTTTGGTATTCCTAACGCAACAGCAGCCAGTCAGATTGCTTTTGTAACCGTGGGCGTTTGGTGGTTTATCTTTTCACTTCCGCTTTTCCGTAATATTCAAGAAGAGAAAAAACATACAGAGAAACGAGATAGATCTTATGTCGCTATTGGTTTTTCCCGTGTTTCTTCTACATTTAAAGATTTAAAGCATTATAAGCAATTATTAATTTTTTTATTAGCTTTTTGGTTGTACAATGATGGTATTTCAACGATTATCAAAATGGCAACGATCTATGGTCGAGATATTGGTATTGATGGAAATAGCTTAATAATCGCCTTATTGATTACGCAGTTTGTTGGTATACCTTGTACTTTTTTCTTTGGTTGGCTAGCAAAGAAAATAACAGCCAAAAAAGCTTTAGTACTTTCTTTATATGTATATACTGGGATTGTTCTCCTCGGTTATTTCATGTCATCTGCCTTGCATTTTTATTTGTTAGCTATTTGTGTAGGGATAGTTCAAGGAGGAGCGCAGTCTTTGAGTCGCTCTATTTATGGACGAATGGTTCCAGAACATAAACACGCTGAATTTTTCGGGTTTTACGGCATCTCTTCTAAATTTGCCGCCATCTTCGGTCCATTTTTATTTGGATTAGTGGGGCAACTTACTGGTTCTAGTCGGAATGGAATCATTTCTTTATTAGTATTTTTTATCGGTGGTATTATTTTATTGAAATTTGTTAATGTTGAAAAAGGTATGGCAGATGCCAAAAAACAAACTCCTGCTTCCGTAGAAGTTGGAGTTATCTTAAAATAGCTATGGTCAGAGGAAAACCTCTGATCATGGCTATACAATTGATCAGCATACTGATTACGTAAATTCAATGCAAGGCTTTTCCCGGTATCATAGGAAATATTACCAATTTGATCTGCTAACTTATGATATAATGCTTCATCTTGTTGCTTCCAATAGGCATTAACGGTGGACAAAATTTGGAATCCCTCTGTTTTTGCCTGTTGATAAAGTTCAAGAAAGCTATTGTTGCTTGGTTCTTTCGTAGCAGGATGATACCATGTGGTTTTTTGTTCGTTTAAATAATCTTTATTGTCTTGCACTGGTCGGTGAGAATAGGAGGAAATGAGTGAATGAAAAATGCGATTTTTCCAACCAATTGGATCTGACAATAACATTAAAGCTAATTTCATATCCCGGTAAGATTTTTGAATATGCGTTTGGGTTGCGTCTAGCTCTGGATAGTGTTTAACAATGGTTTGATAAAGCAATTGAACTATTTTTTTGTCCAGTTTTCTTCCAACATCTATTTCTTTATAAACAGGAGTTTTCCACGTTTTTAAGTTGTTAAATTTATGCAACATTAATGTATCGATGATAATCTCTAGTTTTTGATGCTTACTTCCTTCATAACCTGCCCGGAAATGAATATAAGGATGTGTGTTCCGATCCAAAATATGATGAGTAATGAAGCCAAATACATAAGCTTTTACTTGATTCTCCATCGTTTTAGCAGTACGAATTAAATCCAGTAAAAACGGACCACATTTTTGTTCATGTAATACAGTGCCAATTTCTTGCGCGTGCCCTTCCTTCATCCATGGCCAAAAACGGTGATAAAAGAATGGGTCTGGACCTTGGGCACCTAGCTTCATCATCGATTCATGACTTGAAAATTGGTGAGTTTGTGTTATAGCATCCGACATTTCTTCACAAAATATAATATGAGTCCATATATTAGGCATATTGAAATCCCCCCTTTTTTGTTCATTACTTTTAACTTACAATGCCTCGCTCTTATCCCCCATTATTTATCCCGCATATAAAGTGCCGTATGCCCTCCCGCAATCCATACTACAACAAGTCTAAGTGAGAGATAACAGCACCTAAATGTCCGATTCGTTCATCTAACAATCAGTGGGGATGAAAGAAAATCCCTACTAATTGAAGATTCACTTTATCCCACATGCAACAAGCAGTAAGCATTATAAATATAAGCCTTGCTTTCAATTTCTAACTATTTCAGTAGGAAACTTGATTGCATCTTTACATATTATAAAAGAATTTCTTACAAGAAGGGAATAAAAAACACGTACAATTTTGTGTCTATCCAGAACAAAAGCGAAAAGCATCCCGGTTAGTGTGCGTTAAATGCAACGATCTATAGTAAGAAGTCGAGACCACAGACAAGCGCTAGACGCCATAGCTAAATCTCATATAAAAATGGCATAACCAATATAAGCTCAAGAGACGGCAAACCATGTTTATTTTTTACAACTTATAGAAGTTTCTTTTTATCTCGTATATAAGGTGCTGTACGACTTCTACTTGAGGAGCTGGTTAATTTGTACTGCAACAAGTCTAAGCTGGAAATAACAGTACCTAAATGTCCTATCTCGTATAAGACCTTTAGGTCATCCCTTGGGCTACTAACAATCAATAGGGGATGAATGAAAACTCCCACTGATTGAAGATTCACTTTATGTGGATGAGCTTTCTGATTATTTTTGCTGTAATTTCTGATACAATAGATATCGAGTAATCGACATAGGGAGGATAAGTACAATGGATTATCGTGTAGAAAAAGATACGCTTGGGGAAATTCATGTACCAAAAGAGAAATATTGGGGAGCGCAAACACAAAGAAGTAAACAAAATTTTCCGATTGGTAAAGAGACAATGCCGTTAGAAATTATTAAAGCGTTTGCGATTTTGAAAAAAAGTGCTGCTCATGCTAATAAGGAACTAGGTTTAATGGAGGCGCAAAAAGCAGCAGCGATTGAGGTTGCAGCGAATCAAATTGTTAATGGTGAATTGACAGAACACTTTCCGTTAGTCGTTTGGCAGACAGGAAGTGGTACACAATCGAATATGAACGTAAATGAAGTTATTGCACATGTAGGAAATAAATGGTTAAAAGAACAGGGAAGTGATTTGACTTTACATCCGAATGATGATGTGAATAAGTCCCAGAGTTCGAACGATACGTATCCAACAGCGATGCATATTGCATTTGTTCTTAAGCTGGAGGATAAAGTATTACCAGCTTTACGTACATTAAAAGATACATTAAAGATAAAAATGGACAAGTTCCAGGATATAGTAAAAATTGGTCGTACCCATTTACAAGATGCGACTCCACTCACTTTAGGGCAAGAAATTAGTGGCTGGCATCGCATGCTTGAAAAATCAGAAATGATGATTGAGCAAAGCACAGGCTATTTAAAAGAATTGGCAATTGGTGGAACTGCAGTAGGAACAGGGCTAAATGCCCATCCGGAATTCTCGGAACGTGTATGTAAAGAGATCAATCAAGCAACAGGTAAAAACTTTATCTCTGCACCAAATAAATTTCACGCTTTAACGAGTCATGATGAATCTGTTTATGCTCACGGTGCTTTGAAAGCGTTAGCTGGAGATTTAATGAAAATAGCAAATGATGTGCGCTGGCTTGCGAGTGGTCCAAGATGTGGTATCGGTGAAATAACGATACCAGCAAATGAGCCAGGAAGTTCTATTATGCCTGGAAAAGTAAATCCAACACAAAGTGAAGCAGTCACGATGGTTGCGACCCAAGTAATGGGAAATGATGCAGCTATTGGTTTTGCTGCAAGTCAGGGGAATTTTGAATTGAACGTATTCAAACCCGTAATCGCTTATAACTTCTTACAATCTTGTGAGCTCCTTGCTGACAGCATGCTATCTTTTGATGAGCGTTGCGCCCAAGGAATTGAACCAAATTTAGAAAATATTGACAAGAACCTAAAAGATTCTTTAATGCTTGTAACTGCATTAAATCCACATATCGGTTATGAGAATGCAGCTAAAATAGCTAAGACTGCTTTTGAAGATAATGCTACGTTGAAAGATACAGCAGTGAAATTAGGTTTGCTTACAGAAGAACAGTTTGATCAGTATGTTAACCCGAAAGAAATGACATATCCGAAATAAAGGAAATACAAAAAAACAAGCCGCATTGCAGGAACAAAGTGCAATTGCGGTTTGTTTTTTTATCCTGTATATAAGTTGCTGTAAGACTCCTACTTCAGGAGTAGGATAATCTGTACTGCTCTAAGTGGAAGATGAATGAATACACCACTGATTGAATATCACTTTATCATGTGTTATGAGCGCAACTTTGTTATTTATCAACAACTGGAAGCAAGATCTGCTCTTCCATAATAAAAAGAGGACCATAGGAAAAAGTTCTGTTGAAGTGCCTTTAAGTCATCATTCTCTTGTATTTTTAGCGAACAGTCGTGGTGCAGAAAAATTCCTGATCAAACTTTTATTTTATAAAAAAACACTATTATTTACCACTTTAAACTGCTTATAAGTTTTGAAATTCTGCTTACACTATGGTTACAGGAGGTGATAAACATGGCTAGAAACAATTCAAATCAGCTAGTCGTTCCTGGCGTACAGCAAGCTCTTGATCAAATGAAATATGAAATTGCTCAAGAATTTGGTGTTAACTTAGGTCCAGAGACTACTTCTCGTGCAAATGGATCAGTTGGTGGAGAAATTACGAAGCGACTTGTACAAACAGCACAACAGCAATTAGGACCAAAAGCTTAATAATACTATGGTAAAAAGGGAAAAGCCTCTAGTAAGGAGCTTTTCCCTATTTTAAATAAAAGGCGTATTTTTTAAATCATAAAGCTACTTTATTAACGAATACGCAATTCTGTTTCTATATCAAAAAAGTGTGCTTTATTCATATCAAAAGCTAAATCAATCGTAGAGCCAATATGAATATCGGTTCGTGAGTCGATACGAGCAATGAAATCCTGCTCCCCTATTTTGGAATAAAGGAATGTTTCTGCTCCCATTAAATCAGCTACGTCTATCGTAGCGGTAATTTTTGTATTTGGAGAAGCTTCAATAAATACCGGTTCATCATGAATGTCTTCTGGGCGAATGCCTAACGTAACCTCTTTATTAATATAGCCTTGTTCACGCAGCGTTTTTAGTTTCCCTTCAGGTATCTCGATCTTTGCATCCCCAATTTGTAAATGAGTTTCTAATAATTTTCCTGTGAAAAAGTTCATAGAAGGTGAACCGATAAAGCCACCGACAAATACATTATCTGGGTTGTCATAGACTTCTTTTGGAGCACCGATTTGCTGAATAATTCCATCTTTCATAACAACAAGACGCGTTGCCATAGTCATTGCTTCTGTTTGGTCGTGTGTTACATAAATGGTTGTTGTTTGCAAACGACGATGCAATTTTTGAATTTCAGCACGCATTTGTACACGTAGTTTTGCATCAAGGTTAGACAAAGGCTCGTCCATT
This genomic interval from Virgibacillus pantothenticus contains the following:
- a CDS encoding MFS transporter — its product is MKKKTTLSWVLYDFGNSAFATTVMAAILPVFYYDVAAVGANQELAASFWGYSQSFAVLIVAILAPILGAISDYSAAKKKFLRFFAYMGMIASILLAFVGEGDYIFASLLLIVGTVGFSGGNVFYDAFLPEIAKEKEIDKVSAAGFAWGYIGGGILLAINILMILKHDWFGIPNATAASQIAFVTVGVWWFIFSLPLFRNIQEEKKHTEKRDRSYVAIGFSRVSSTFKDLKHYKQLLIFLLAFWLYNDGISTIIKMATIYGRDIGIDGNSLIIALLITQFVGIPCTFFFGWLAKKITAKKALVLSLYVYTGIVLLGYFMSSALHFYLLAICVGIVQGGAQSLSRSIYGRMVPEHKHAEFFGFYGISSKFAAIFGPFLFGLVGQLTGSSRNGIISLLVFFIGGIILLKFVNVEKGMADAKKQTPASVEVGVILK
- a CDS encoding alpha/beta-type small acid-soluble spore protein, translated to MARNNSNQLVVPGVQQALDQMKYEIAQEFGVNLGPETTSRANGSVGGEITKRLVQTAQQQLGPKA
- the fumC gene encoding class II fumarate hydratase, with the translated sequence MDYRVEKDTLGEIHVPKEKYWGAQTQRSKQNFPIGKETMPLEIIKAFAILKKSAAHANKELGLMEAQKAAAIEVAANQIVNGELTEHFPLVVWQTGSGTQSNMNVNEVIAHVGNKWLKEQGSDLTLHPNDDVNKSQSSNDTYPTAMHIAFVLKLEDKVLPALRTLKDTLKIKMDKFQDIVKIGRTHLQDATPLTLGQEISGWHRMLEKSEMMIEQSTGYLKELAIGGTAVGTGLNAHPEFSERVCKEINQATGKNFISAPNKFHALTSHDESVYAHGALKALAGDLMKIANDVRWLASGPRCGIGEITIPANEPGSSIMPGKVNPTQSEAVTMVATQVMGNDAAIGFAASQGNFELNVFKPVIAYNFLQSCELLADSMLSFDERCAQGIEPNLENIDKNLKDSLMLVTALNPHIGYENAAKIAKTAFEDNATLKDTAVKLGLLTEEQFDQYVNPKEMTYPK
- a CDS encoding ABC transporter ATP-binding protein yields the protein MAELRLEHIQKTYDKKNIAVDDFNLHIKDKEFIVFVGPSGCGKSTTLRMIAGLEEISNGELYIDDKKMNDVAPKDRDIAMVFQNYALYPHMNVYDNMAFGLKLRKFKKDEIDKRVKNAAKILGLEAYLDRKPKALSGGQRQRVALGRAIVRDAKVFLMDEPLSNLDAKLRVQMRAEIQKLHRRLQTTTIYVTHDQTEAMTMATRLVVMKDGIIQQIGAPKEVYDNPDNVFVGGFIGSPSMNFFTGKLLETHLQIGDAKIEIPEGKLKTLREQGYINKEVTLGIRPEDIHDEPVFIEASPNTKITATIDVADLMGAETFLYSKIGEQDFIARIDSRTDIHIGSTIDLAFDMNKAHFFDIETELRIR
- a CDS encoding IDEAL domain-containing protein, translating into MKKQKIVFQFYRYNGKRIKAKREITFELRLSSRLLLDEICFNYNKALLEEQINRSIDEGNKDDFLKWSEAYKTFIWE
- a CDS encoding cation diffusion facilitator family transporter encodes the protein MNHSDNLKKGEKGAWISIFAYIILAVSKIIVATIGNSDALRADGLNNATDVIASVAVLIGLKISRKPPDEDHHYGHFRAETIASLFAAFIMMLVGIQVIIDTFKSVWNQNFVQPDMLTAWTALAAAFIMLLVYVYNLRLSKAVASSALHAAAQDNRSDALVSIGAFIGIVGAQFGLFWLDPIAGLVVGFIICKTAWEIFKDATHTLTDGFDEKQIEKIRSSVEKVPGVKKLYDIKGRVHGNQAFIDITILVDPRLNVEESHAITERIEKQLYKKYHITHAQIHIEPYQTLDN